In bacterium, the sequence GATTAGTTAAATGTTGAATTACCAAATATCTATTTTCCCCACTAAATACACGAAACGACACTAAAAATGATTATTATTTTTCGTGATCTTTAGTGGGCAGACGTCCCTATTCCAGCGCCGAAGCAAAGAGAACCTGGTACCGTTTTTCCCACTAAACGCACGAAACGACACGAAAGGTTAAATCAATTTTAGTGCCCTTTAGTGGGGAGACGCCCTTATTCCAGCGCCGAAGCCAGCTCCTCGGCCTGGGCCGCCTTGATCAGCCCTTCCACCAGCTGGTCTATATGCCCTTCCAGCACCTGGTCCAGGCTGTGCAGGGTTATTCCGATCCGGTGGTCGGTCACCCGGTTCTGGGGAAAGTTGTAGGTCCTGATCTTCTCGCTGCGGTCGCCGGATTTCACCTGGCTCTTGCGGTCCTGGGCCTCCTTGGCGTGGCGGTCAGCGTCCAGCTTCTCCAGCACCCGGGAGCGCAGGATCTTAAGGGCCTTGGCCTTGTTCTTAAGCTGGGAGCGCTCGTCCTGGCAGGCCACCACCACCCCGGTGGGAATGTGGGTCAGGCGCACCGCCGAGTAGGTGGTGTTGACGCACTGTCCGCCCGGCCCGGAGGAACAGTAGATGTCTATCTTCAGGTCGGCGGGGTTGATCTGGATGTCCACCTCCTCGGCTTCGGGCATCACCGCCACGGTGGCGGCCGAAGTATGGATCCGGCCCGAGGCCTCGGTCCGGGGCACCCGCTGCACCCGGTGGACGCCGCTTTCGTAGCGGAACAGCCCGTAGGCCCCCTCGCCCTCCACCCCAAAGGTCACTTCCTTGAATCCGCCCAACTGGGTGGGATTGGAGTTCATCAGGTCAATCTTAAGACCCTTGCGCTCGGCATAACGGGTGTAGAGCCGGAACAGGTCCCCGGCAAAAAGCGCGGCCTCATCGCCCCCGGTGCCGGCCCGCACCTCCACGATGGCGTTCTTGAAGTCGTTGGGATCCTTGGGCACCAGCATGGCCTTGATCTCTTCCTCCAGCACCTTGAGCTTCGGCTCCAGTTCCTCCAGCTCGGCCTTGGCCATGGCGGTCATTTCGGGGTCCTCGTTGGTGGTGACCATGGACCGGCTGTCATCGATCTGCCGCCTCAGGCTCTTCAACTCGTCGTATTTGGAGATGGTGGCGCCAAGAGAGCGGTGCTCCCGGGCATAGTCGCGGAACTTGGCCTGGTTGGCCAGCACCGCCGGATCGGACAGTTGAGACTCCAGCTCCCGGTATCTTTTTTCCAGTTGTTCCAGTTTATTGTCCATGGTTGGTTCCGTTTTCCTTTTAG encodes:
- the prfA gene encoding peptide chain release factor 1 — encoded protein: MDNKLEQLEKRYRELESQLSDPAVLANQAKFRDYAREHRSLGATISKYDELKSLRRQIDDSRSMVTTNEDPEMTAMAKAELEELEPKLKVLEEEIKAMLVPKDPNDFKNAIVEVRAGTGGDEAALFAGDLFRLYTRYAERKGLKIDLMNSNPTQLGGFKEVTFGVEGEGAYGLFRYESGVHRVQRVPRTEASGRIHTSAATVAVMPEAEEVDIQINPADLKIDIYCSSGPGGQCVNTTYSAVRLTHIPTGVVVACQDERSQLKNKAKALKILRSRVLEKLDADRHAKEAQDRKSQVKSGDRSEKIRTYNFPQNRVTDHRIGITLHSLDQVLEGHIDQLVEGLIKAAQAEELASALE